CCATGATGATCGGCAGGATGTAGTACGGGTCTTGTGCTGACAGGTCGTGGATCCACAGGATAAACGGCGCATGACGCAGTTCAACCGAAGCGCTCAGCATGTAATACAGCGCAAGGAAGATTGGCATCTGGATAATCAGCGGGAAGCAGCCACCCAGCGGGTTAACCTTCTCAGCTTTATACAGAGCCATCATTTCCTGGCTTTGACGCTGTTTGTCATCGCCCAGACGCTCACGCATTGCCTGAATCTTCGGCTGCAGCATACGCATCTTCGCCATGGAGGTGTACTGCGCTTTGGTCAGCGGGTACATGATGCCACGAACGATAAAGGTGATAACGATGATGGAGAAGCCCCAGTTACCCAGGAAGCTATGGATCCATTTCAGCAGTTTGAACAACGGCTGAGAGATAAACCACAGCCAACCGTAGTCAACGGTCAGGTCAAGATGCGGCGCAACGGCAGCCATTTTGTCCTGAATTGCCGGGCCGACCCACAGGGTGCTTTCCAGCTTATCGGTTTGACCAGGCTGCACCAGAACCGGCTGAGATTTGTAGCCGATAGCTACAATACCGTTACCGAGATTCGCGGTGTAGAAGTTGTTCGTGCCGTTGTTCTGCGGAACCCATGCGGTAGTAAAGTACTGCTGCAGCATGGCAACCCAACCGTTTTTGGTGCTGACGTTCAGGTTTTCGTTATCAACGATAGTGTCGAATTTATATTTTTCGTACTTCGTTTCAGATGTTGAATACGCTGCACCACGGAAAGTGTGCATTGTCGTCAGACCACCTGTCTGGGTATCGCGATGCGTCGGCAGATTGGCAGACTGCTTCAACTGGCCGAAGGTCGACACTTCCAGTGGTTTTTCGCTGGCGTTCTGTACGCTATAGGCGACATTTACCGCATACTCACCGCGTTTCAGGGTGAAAGTTTTGGTGAAAACGTTGCCTGCTTTATCGGTGTATGCCAGCGGAATGACGATTTCGTTCTGGCCATCAGCCAGCACAAACGCATCTTTATCGACGTTATACAGCGGACGCGGGCCATTAGC
This Klebsiella sp. RHBSTW-00484 DNA region includes the following protein-coding sequences:
- the yidC gene encoding membrane protein insertase YidC, yielding MDSQRNLLIIALLFVSFMIWQAWEQDNNPQPQQQTTQTTTTAAGSAADQGVPASGQGKLITVKTDVLDLTINTSGGDVEQALLLAYPKELKSTEPFQLLETTPQFTYQAQSGLTGRDGPDNPANGPRPLYNVDKDAFVLADGQNEIVIPLAYTDKAGNVFTKTFTLKRGEYAVNVAYSVQNASEKPLEVSTFGQLKQSANLPTHRDTQTGGLTTMHTFRGAAYSTSETKYEKYKFDTIVDNENLNVSTKNGWVAMLQQYFTTAWVPQNNGTNNFYTANLGNGIVAIGYKSQPVLVQPGQTDKLESTLWVGPAIQDKMAAVAPHLDLTVDYGWLWFISQPLFKLLKWIHSFLGNWGFSIIVITFIVRGIMYPLTKAQYTSMAKMRMLQPKIQAMRERLGDDKQRQSQEMMALYKAEKVNPLGGCFPLIIQMPIFLALYYMLSASVELRHAPFILWIHDLSAQDPYYILPIIMGATMFFIQKMSPTTVTDPMQQKIMTFMPVIFTVFFLWFPSGLVVYYIVSNLVTIIQQQLIYRGLEKRGLHSREKKKS